DNA sequence from the Alkalilimnicola ehrlichii MLHE-1 genome:
GACCTGGCTGAGATGGGACTGCCCACAGCCACCGAAGCGCTCGACCCGATCATCCCGCAGTACCTGCAGGACCTGATCACCTGGACGGCCATTGGTGCCCGCACCACCGAATCGCAGACCCACCGCGAGATGGCCAGCGGCCTCTCCACGCCGGTCGGATTCAAGAATGGCACCGACGGCAGCCTGGACGTGGCCATCAACGCCATGAAGTCCGCCGCCCATCCGCACAGCTTCCTGGGCATCAACTCCCGCGGCGAGTGCAGTATCATCCGGACCCGCGGCAACAGCTACGGCCACGTGGTGCTGCGCGGCGGCCATGGCCAGCCCAATTACGACAGCGTGCACATTGCCCTGTGCGAGCAGGAGCTGGAAAAGGCGGGGCTGCCCGCGCGGATCGTGGTCGACTGCAGCCACGCCAACTCCAACAAGGACCCGGCGCTGCAGCCCATGGTGCTGAAGGACCTGGTGCACCAGATCCTGGAGGGCAACCAGTCGCTGGTGGGCGTCATGCTGGAGAGCAACCTGGGCTGGGGCAACCAGAAGCTGGGGGCCGATCCCGCTGCCCTCGACTACGGGGTCTCCATCACCGATGCCTGTATCGACTGGCCGACCACCGAGCAGGGTCTGCTGGAGGCGGCGGAAAAGCTGCGCGAGGTGTTGCCCCGGCGGGCCGCGGCCTGAAGGGTCGACGTCGTGAACTGAATCAATAATAATGTAAAGAACGTGCCAAAACCCGACAAAGGGTTGGCATACAGGCGGCGGGCGCTGACGCCGTTTCCGGCGCGGCGCGGCTGTGACCATGGAGGACACCATCATGGCTGACAAACGCAGGCTTCCCGTGCACGGCATTGAGCCGTACCAGCCGGAGGAAGGCGAGGAGTACATGAGCGAGGCGCAGCTGGAGCACTTCCGCCAGTTGCTGCTGGCCTGGAAGCGCGAGCTGCAGGAGGAGGTGGAGCGCACCGTGCACCACATGCGCGATGACGCGAACAACTTCGCCGATCCCAACGACCGCGCAACCCAGGAGGAGGAGTTCGCCCTGGAGCTGCGAACCCGGGATCGTGAGCGGAAGCTCATCCGCAAGATCGACCAGACCCTGGAGAAGATCCGCAAGGATGATTACGGCTACTGCGATCAGTGCGGTATCGAGATCGGGCTGCGGCGGCTGGAGGCCCGGCCCACGGCCACGCTGTGTATCGACTGCAAGACGCTCGAGGAGATCCGCGAGCGTCAACGGGTGGCCTGACCCCGCCAGCGCTGAGCTGAACCTGAGGCCCACCCCGGCGCTGCCGGGGTGGGCCTTGTCATTTTCTCAAGGGCTGCGCCCCGGCCCGTGGCGTGGCTGATCACCCCTGCAGGTTGCCCCCATGCACGCACAACGGCTGGTGCAGATCACCGACTGCCACCTCAGTGCCGCCCCCGGCAAGCGGGTTCGTGGCATGGATCCCTGGCGCAGCCTGGATGCGGTGCTGGCGGCCATCGGCCGCGGTCCCCGCCCCGATCTGCTGCTGGTCTCCGGCGATCTGACCCAGGACCTGGGCAAACCCGTGCTGGCGCGGTTGCGTGAGCGGTTGGTACCGTTGGCCGACCGGGTACTGGCCCTGCCTGGCAACCACGATGACCCGGAAGCGTTGGCACGGGTCTTCCCCGGCAGCCCCGTGGATACCGGTGCCACCAGCCATTCGCTGGGCGAATGGCAATTGCTACTGATGGACACCTCGCGCCCCGGGCGCGTTGAGGGCGAGATGGGGGTACAGCGCCTGGAGGCGCTGGAGTTCCTGCTGCACGAGGGCCCGGCCCTCTGCGCGGGCCACCATCCCCCGCTGGCCTGCGGTTCGGCCTGGCTCGACGCCATTGGGCTGGAGGATGGTGCCACCCTGCTGGCCTGGCTGAAGCGCCACCCGCAGGTGCGTGGGATGCTCTTCGGCCACATCCACCAGGCCCTGGACCGGCGCCAGGGCGCACTGCGCCTGCTCGGCACGCCCGCCACCAGCTTTCAGTTCCGTCCGGGGCGGGCCCGCTTTGCCTTGGATACGCGGCTGCCCGGTTATCGCACGGTCAAGCTCTGGCCCAACGGTCGCCTGACCAGCCGGGTGTCGCGGGTGGCGGTGCCCGGCACCTGAGCCGGGTCAGTCCCCGGCGAGGGCGGCCAGTTGGTCCGCCTGGTGCTCGGTGCGCAGCGGTTCCACCAATTGATCGAGATCGCCCTGCAGGATCTCCTCCAGCCGGTAGAGGGTGAGGTTGATGCGGTGGTCGGTGATCCGGCCCTGGGGGAAATTGTAAGTGCGGATCCGCTCGGAGCGGTCGCCGCTGCCCACCAGTTGCCGGCGCTGCTCGGTCTGTTGGGCGCTCTGCTCGGCCTGCTGTGCGTTCTTCAGCCGGGCCTGCAGCAGCGCCAGGGCCTGGGCCCGGTTTTTGTGCTGTGAGCGCTCGCTCTGGCACTCCACCACCACCCCCGTGGGCAAGTGGGTGATGCGGATGGCGGAGTCGGTCTTGTTGACGTGCTGGCCGCCGGCCCCAGAGGCGCGGAAGGTGTCCACGCGCAATTCCGCGGGGTTGATGGTGATGTCCTCGACGGCGTCGGGCTCCGGCAGCACCGCCACGGTGCAGGCCGAGGTGTGGATACGCCCCTGGGACTCGGTCTCCGGCACCCGCTGGACCCGGTGGGCCCCGGACTCGAACTTGAGCCGCGACCAGGCCCCCTCGCCGCTGATGCGGGTGATCACCTCCTTGTAGCCGCCCTGTTCGCCCTCGCTGGCGCTGATCTCCTCCAGGCGCCAGCCGTGGCGCTCCGCGTAGCGGGCGTACATCCGCAGCAGGTCGCCGGCGAACAGCGCCGCCTCGTCGCCGCCGGTGCCGGCGCGGATCTCCAGGTAGAGGTTGCGGCCGTCGTTGGGGTCGGGGGGCAGCAGCAGGACTTGCAACTCGGCCTCCAGGGCCTCGAGTCGCGCCTGGGCCTGGCTGATCTCCTCCTCGGCCATCTCGCGGATCTCCAGGTCGTCGTCCCGGGCCATTTCCCGCGCCGAGGCCAGCGCCTGCTCGGTTTCCTGGTAGTGATTCAGCTCGGCGATGACCGGCTCAAGCTGGGCGTACTCGCGTGACAGGGCAGCAAAGCGCTTCTGATCAGAGGCGGTGTCCGGCTCAGCCAGTAGAGCGCTGATCTCCTCGTGCCGCTCCCTGAGTCGTTCCAGTTTGTTCCTTATCGACGCTTTCACGGGTGTCCTCGTTGGCGTTTTCGATCTGCAACAGGGTGCGTGCCAGCTCGATGCGCTCGCGGTCGCCGGCCTCAGCCGCCTCGCGCAGGCCCACGGTGGGGGCGTGCAGCAACCGGTTGGTGAGCGTGTGGCTCAGCCAGGCCAGCACCCGCTCCGGGGGCTCGCCGCAGCGCAGACGGCGGTTGGCCCGTTGCAGCAGCTCGCGCGCGTGGGCGTGGCCGCGCTCGCGAAAATCACAAATGCTGGCCACCGCCTGTTGGGCGCGCCGCCAGCTCAGAAATTGATCCACCTGGCGTTGGACGATCTCCTCGGCCTGGTGCGCGGCCTCCTCCCGCGAGCGTCGGTTCTCGGCAATCACCTCGCGCAGGTCGTCCACCGTGTACAGGTAGACATCGTCCAGGTTGCCGGCCTCCGGCTCGATATCCCGCGGCACGGCCAGGTCCAGCATGAACATGGGCCGGTGCCGGCGCTTGCGTACTGCCCGCTCCACCGTGCCCTTGCCCAGGATGGGTAGCGGGCTGGCGGTGGAGGCGACCAATACGTCCGCCTCCGGGAGCCGGGTGGGGATCTCGCTCAAGGGGATGGCCTCGCCGCCCTCCAGCTCCACCAATTGGCGGGCGCGCTCCAAGTTGCGGTTGGCGACGATGAGGTTCTTCAGCCCCTGCTCGCGCAGATGGCGCGCCACCAGTTCAATGGTCTCGCCGGCGCCGATGAGCAGTGCGGTGCGGTTTTGGAAGTCGTCGAAGATCTGTCGTGCCAGGGTCACGGCGGCGAAGGCCACCGAGACCGGATTGGCGCCGATGCCGGTGTCGGTCCGGACCTGTTTGGCCACCGAAAAGGCGTGCTGGAAGAGCCGGTCCAGCACGCGGCCCATGGTGCCGGCGTCGATGGCGCCCTGATAGGCGATCTTGGCCTGGCCGAGGATTTGCGGCTCGCCCAGCACCAGGGAGTCGAGGCCAGCCGAGACGCGCATCAGGTGGCGGACCGCGCCGGCACCCTCGTGCAGGTAGAGATAGTCGCGCAGCCATTCCGGGTCCAACCGGTGGTAGCGTGCCAGCCACTCGCCCAGCATCTCCGGTGCCCGGTCGTCCATCCGCACGTAAAGTTCGGTGCGGTTGCAGGTGGACAGGATGGCCGCCTCGCGCGCGGTGGTGTGAGCGCGCAAATGCTGCAGTGCCGCCGTAACCGCGTCCGGCGCGAAGACGATCTGCTCCCGGATGTTCACGGGGGCGCTCTTGTGGTTAAGGCCCAAGGCGAAAAGAGACATGAATGGCTACGTGTCAGCGGCGTAATTCGCGCCGGTGGCTTGTCAAAACGGCCGGCACCCGGTCCCCCGGCTGGTGTTGCACAGGTGCATCGGGCATCATCGCTATGGTAACGCTTTAAATCCCCGAGGGCAGCATTGGAATGCAGAAAGACCGCCTGACACCATGGCGCCGGCTTGGTATCGGCCACCGGCTGCTCCTGTCGCTCACCGCTTTGGCGGTGCTGGCCGGCTGCGCGTCCGTCGCCCCCGACTCCGCGCCCACCCCCGTTGAGCCGCCCGTCGCGGTGGTCAGCGACTTGCCCCCCTGGGAGGACGACCCCAAGGCGCGGCTGCTCTACACCATGATGGTGGCCGAGATGGCGCGCCACCGCGGCGACGCCGACCAGGCCCTGGCCGCCTATCTGGAGGCCATGCATCTTACCCGGGATACCCGGCCGGCTGAACAGGCCGCGCAGCTGGCGATCATCCAGGGGCGGCTCGACGATGCCCTGGCGGCGCTGCAGCGCTGGGATGCCCTGGATGACGACAACGCCGAGGTGGATCGGCTGCTGGGGTTGTTGCACCTGCGCGCCGGCGAGCCCGATCGTGCTTACCACCACCTGTCGCGCTACCTGGAGACGTTGGACGGCGAGGTGCGCCAGGCCTTTCAAGGGCTGGGTGAGCTGATGGGCCGTGAGGCGCGGGCGGACGACGTACTCCAGGTGCTGGAGCGGTTGGCGGATGAGTACGCCGGCCACGCCAGCGCGCAGGTGGCGTTGGCCCGGGCGGCCATGCAACTGGGGCGCCTGGAGACTGCCCTGGAGGCGTCCCGCCGAGCCGCCGAGCTGGACCCGGACTGGCAGGCGCCGCGGATGCTGGAGGTGCAAGCGCTGGTCAACCTAGACCGGCCCGAGGCCGCCCTGGACGTGGTGGAGGCGCTGCTGGCCCAGGATGCCGAGGACCGCAGCCTGCGGATGCTGCACGCCCGTCTGCTGGTCAACATGGGGCATCGCGAGCGCGCCCTGGAGGAGTTCGAGGTGTTGATGGCGCAGCGCCCCGATGACCTGGAGGTGGCCTATGCGGCAGCCCTTCTCGCCACCGACCTGCGCCGCTGGGACCAGGCCCGAGAATACTGGCAGTTCATTGCCAAGCGGGCCTATCAGCGTGCCGAGGCCTTTTACCGTCTGGGCCGCATCGCCGAGCAGGAGGGTAACCGGGAGGAGGCGCGTGCCTGGTACGAGCGGGTGCCCGGTGAGTATTGGACCGACGCGCAACTGGCGCTGGCGCGCATGGAGATGGACGACGGCCGCGAAACGCAGGCCCGGGAGCGGCTGGCGGCGGTGCGCGAGCAACGCCCGGCGGAGCGCACCCGGGCCTGGACCCAGGAGGCCCATCTGTTGTCCGGTCAGGGCCGGGCCGGAGAGGCGGTGGCGTTGCTCGATGACGCCCTGGAGGCGGAGCCGGGGGACCACAGCCTGCTCTACGCCCGTGCCCTGGCGCGGGTGGAGACGGGGGATCTGGCCGGGGCGGAGGCGGACCTGCGCGCCATTCTGGCCGATGAACCGGACGACGCCCACGCCCTGAACGCCCTGGGGTATACCCTGGCCGATGCCGGTGAGCGCCTGGA
Encoded proteins:
- a CDS encoding 3-deoxy-7-phosphoheptulonate synthase, which gives rise to MSDRTVDDLNVEKIEHLPTPAEIKAQLPLSEQARRLVVEGRETVRNILDGKDHRLLVVVGPCSIHDPKAALDYAKQLKALSDQVGDSLFIVMRVYFEKPRTVTGWKGLINDPDMDDSFRIDNGLFQARKLLLDLAEMGLPTATEALDPIIPQYLQDLITWTAIGARTTESQTHREMASGLSTPVGFKNGTDGSLDVAINAMKSAAHPHSFLGINSRGECSIIRTRGNSYGHVVLRGGHGQPNYDSVHIALCEQELEKAGLPARIVVDCSHANSNKDPALQPMVLKDLVHQILEGNQSLVGVMLESNLGWGNQKLGADPAALDYGVSITDACIDWPTTEQGLLEAAEKLREVLPRRAAA
- the dksA gene encoding RNA polymerase-binding protein DksA — translated: MADKRRLPVHGIEPYQPEEGEEYMSEAQLEHFRQLLLAWKRELQEEVERTVHHMRDDANNFADPNDRATQEEEFALELRTRDRERKLIRKIDQTLEKIRKDDYGYCDQCGIEIGLRRLEARPTATLCIDCKTLEEIRERQRVA
- a CDS encoding phosphodiesterase; translated protein: MHAQRLVQITDCHLSAAPGKRVRGMDPWRSLDAVLAAIGRGPRPDLLLVSGDLTQDLGKPVLARLRERLVPLADRVLALPGNHDDPEALARVFPGSPVDTGATSHSLGEWQLLLMDTSRPGRVEGEMGVQRLEALEFLLHEGPALCAGHHPPLACGSAWLDAIGLEDGATLLAWLKRHPQVRGMLFGHIHQALDRRQGALRLLGTPATSFQFRPGRARFALDTRLPGYRTVKLWPNGRLTSRVSRVAVPGT
- the prfA gene encoding peptide chain release factor 1 translates to MKASIRNKLERLRERHEEISALLAEPDTASDQKRFAALSREYAQLEPVIAELNHYQETEQALASAREMARDDDLEIREMAEEEISQAQARLEALEAELQVLLLPPDPNDGRNLYLEIRAGTGGDEAALFAGDLLRMYARYAERHGWRLEEISASEGEQGGYKEVITRISGEGAWSRLKFESGAHRVQRVPETESQGRIHTSACTVAVLPEPDAVEDITINPAELRVDTFRASGAGGQHVNKTDSAIRITHLPTGVVVECQSERSQHKNRAQALALLQARLKNAQQAEQSAQQTEQRRQLVGSGDRSERIRTYNFPQGRITDHRINLTLYRLEEILQGDLDQLVEPLRTEHQADQLAALAGD
- the hemA gene encoding glutamyl-tRNA reductase codes for the protein MSLFALGLNHKSAPVNIREQIVFAPDAVTAALQHLRAHTTAREAAILSTCNRTELYVRMDDRAPEMLGEWLARYHRLDPEWLRDYLYLHEGAGAVRHLMRVSAGLDSLVLGEPQILGQAKIAYQGAIDAGTMGRVLDRLFQHAFSVAKQVRTDTGIGANPVSVAFAAVTLARQIFDDFQNRTALLIGAGETIELVARHLREQGLKNLIVANRNLERARQLVELEGGEAIPLSEIPTRLPEADVLVASTASPLPILGKGTVERAVRKRRHRPMFMLDLAVPRDIEPEAGNLDDVYLYTVDDLREVIAENRRSREEAAHQAEEIVQRQVDQFLSWRRAQQAVASICDFRERGHAHARELLQRANRRLRCGEPPERVLAWLSHTLTNRLLHAPTVGLREAAEAGDRERIELARTLLQIENANEDTRESVDKEQTGTTQGAARGDQRSTG
- a CDS encoding tetratricopeptide repeat protein, with amino-acid sequence MQKDRLTPWRRLGIGHRLLLSLTALAVLAGCASVAPDSAPTPVEPPVAVVSDLPPWEDDPKARLLYTMMVAEMARHRGDADQALAAYLEAMHLTRDTRPAEQAAQLAIIQGRLDDALAALQRWDALDDDNAEVDRLLGLLHLRAGEPDRAYHHLSRYLETLDGEVRQAFQGLGELMGREARADDVLQVLERLADEYAGHASAQVALARAAMQLGRLETALEASRRAAELDPDWQAPRMLEVQALVNLDRPEAALDVVEALLAQDAEDRSLRMLHARLLVNMGHRERALEEFEVLMAQRPDDLEVAYAAALLATDLRRWDQAREYWQFIAKRAYQRAEAFYRLGRIAEQEGNREEARAWYERVPGEYWTDAQLALARMEMDDGRETQARERLAAVREQRPAERTRAWTQEAHLLSGQGRAGEAVALLDDALEAEPGDHSLLYARALARVETGDLAGAEADLRAILADEPDDAHALNALGYTLADAGERLEEARELIARALAQEPDHPAILDSKGWVLYRLGKPEAALDYLERAWARQPDPEIGAHLGEVLWVLGRREEARAIWEAAEELEADHPVLRETLERLRP